Proteins from one Neodiprion fabricii isolate iyNeoFabr1 chromosome 5, iyNeoFabr1.1, whole genome shotgun sequence genomic window:
- the LOC124183757 gene encoding D-beta-hydroxybutyrate dehydrogenase, mitochondrial, with amino-acid sequence MPQTLNKPPEDSQAWELLERCLLPFVFSHAVAVIVATILNTFGISQISSFVLFLLFLSVSLGSTLFYHNLKVTAAGKAILITGCDSRVGNALAKQLDDLGFTVFATFSNKNENNEIACKLKDQCSGRLRVLQLDVTSERDIHSTFLYVNEHLPDGAPGLWGLVHADAWVALGECEWIPSSVLKRSVEVNFIGVSRLTQVFLPLVRRSKGRVVLVGSLFARIPSPVRGIHCAVKAAVEAWGNCLRLEMRRWGVDVVIVETGEYVSGSAWLKDNASLLEQARDMWTQLDPQTRREYGQELFQKEMIALERYTLGPEADLTQTTRALTDATVRTFPLRRYMPVSRGERIRALLSDHLPKPIYDILYTD; translated from the exons ATGCCACAAACTTTGAATAAACCACCCGAGGACAGCCAGGCGTGGGAGTTGTTAGAACGATGTCTTTTGCCATTCGTATTCTCACACGCGGTTGCAGTTATCGTTGCCACGATTCTCAACACTTTCGGCATTTCGCAGATATCTAGTTTTGTACTGTTTCTTCTATTTCTCAGCGTATCTCTCGGCTCTACTTTATTCTATCACAATCTAAAG gTAACTGCGGCTGGAAAGGCAATATTGATAACAGGATGTGACTCCAGGGTAGGAAATGCTTTGGCGAAGCAGCTGGACGACTtg GGGTTCACAGTTTTTGCGACTTTTTCAAACAAGAACGAGAACAATGAGATAGCGTGCAAACTAAAAGATCAATGCTCAGGAAGACTGCGTGTTCTGCAACTGGATGTAACAAGCGAGCGTGATATCCATTCAACTTTCCTCTACGTCAATGAGCACTTGCCCGACGGAGCTCCAG GTTTGTGGGGTTTGGTACATGCTGACGCCTGGGTGGCGCTAGGAGAATGTGAGTGGATTCCATCTTCGGTGCTAAAGCGTAGCGTGGAAGTTAACTTCATTGGAGTATCGAGACTGACGCAG GTATTCCTTCCGCTAGTGAGACGCTCTAAGGGACGCGTTGTACTTGTAGGAAGCCTTTTCGCAAGAATCCCAAGCCCAGTGCGAGGGATACATTGTGCAGTAAAG GCAGCGGTAGAGGCATGGGGAAATTGCTTACGTTTGGAAATGCGGAGATGGGGTGTGGATGTTGTTATAGTTGAGACCGGGGAATATGTGTCGGGCAGTGCCTGGCTGAAAGACAATGCCTCTCTGCTGGAGCAGGCAAGAGATATGTGGACACAGCTCGACCCCCAAACACGGCGTGAGTATGGTCAAGAATTATTCCAAAAGGAGATGATTGCCTTAGAGAGATACACGCTTGGTCCGGAGGCGGATCTGACTCAAACTACCAGAGCTTTGACCGACGCTACAGTGAGAACTTTCCCATTGAGGCGATACATGCCTGTGTCTCGTGGAGAGAGAATAAGAGCGCTGCTAAGTGATCACCTGCCAAAACCTATATACGACATACTATACACGGATTGA
- the LOC124183764 gene encoding DNA fragmentation factor subunit alpha-like isoform X1 has product MMSDTAGAVQVIASPYKIIDHARERRKGITASSLKELTAIARNRFDLPQEEHLTIVLEQDGTEVDDEEYFATLERNTSLMVLCGHQRWSAAGSSASTSRYVLLDDTDSGKEGTSRRRERGNGAQIKPLVSSLRGDPTHISLLGGNDLELLSDMDPESLADIVPDRIFLEQLKEASGRFLAEKRQAQESMALLQMYASGGEMERA; this is encoded by the exons GATGTCAGACACTGCAGGAGCAGTACAAGTAATAGCTTCCCCGTATAAGATAATTGATCATGCGAGAGAAAGACGCAAAGGCATTACAGCCTCGTCACTAAAAGAACTCACTGCCATAGCTAGAAACCGATTTGACTTGCCACAAGAAGAGCACCTGACCATTGTTTTGGAACAGGATG GTACGGAGGTAGACGATGAAGAATACTTTGCTACGCTTGAGAGAAATACAAGCTTGATGGTCCTGTGTGGCCATCAAAGATGGTCAGCTGCTGGAAGCTCAGCTAGTACATCACGCTATGTTCTGCTGGATGATACGGATAGTGGAAAAGAAGGAACATCAAGAAGGAGGGAACGTGGGAATGGGGCACAGATCAAGCCGCTGGTCTCCTCACTGCGTGGAGATCCAACCCACATTTCGCTATTAGGTGGAAACGACTTGGAACTGCTAAGTGATATGGATCCGGAAAGTCTAGCAGACATTGTGCCTGACAG GATATTCCTGGAGCAACTGAAGGAGGCGTCAGGAAGATTTTTAGCCGAGAAACGACAGGCGCAGGAATCAATGGCACTATTGCAGATGTATGCAAGCGGAGGAGAGATGGAGCGGGCGTAG
- the LOC124183764 gene encoding DNA fragmentation factor subunit alpha-like isoform X2, with translation MSDTAGAVQVIASPYKIIDHARERRKGITASSLKELTAIARNRFDLPQEEHLTIVLEQDGTEVDDEEYFATLERNTSLMVLCGHQRWSAAGSSASTSRYVLLDDTDSGKEGTSRRRERGNGAQIKPLVSSLRGDPTHISLLGGNDLELLSDMDPESLADIVPDRIFLEQLKEASGRFLAEKRQAQESMALLQMYASGGEMERA, from the exons ATGTCAGACACTGCAGGAGCAGTACAAGTAATAGCTTCCCCGTATAAGATAATTGATCATGCGAGAGAAAGACGCAAAGGCATTACAGCCTCGTCACTAAAAGAACTCACTGCCATAGCTAGAAACCGATTTGACTTGCCACAAGAAGAGCACCTGACCATTGTTTTGGAACAGGATG GTACGGAGGTAGACGATGAAGAATACTTTGCTACGCTTGAGAGAAATACAAGCTTGATGGTCCTGTGTGGCCATCAAAGATGGTCAGCTGCTGGAAGCTCAGCTAGTACATCACGCTATGTTCTGCTGGATGATACGGATAGTGGAAAAGAAGGAACATCAAGAAGGAGGGAACGTGGGAATGGGGCACAGATCAAGCCGCTGGTCTCCTCACTGCGTGGAGATCCAACCCACATTTCGCTATTAGGTGGAAACGACTTGGAACTGCTAAGTGATATGGATCCGGAAAGTCTAGCAGACATTGTGCCTGACAG GATATTCCTGGAGCAACTGAAGGAGGCGTCAGGAAGATTTTTAGCCGAGAAACGACAGGCGCAGGAATCAATGGCACTATTGCAGATGTATGCAAGCGGAGGAGAGATGGAGCGGGCGTAG
- the LOC124183767 gene encoding uncharacterized protein LOC124183767 isoform X2 yields MIVISSSSRTLQYKLGIRKKNILTPDGTTSLSSISGAVEAIVCPPYTEARVHKSNRHTYKYNSLLHKKLRDCHQMLDKDLTEICESVIGKNIQELTSANRQLLRSELTLQEAASQLRDASIRSKNVANALLNVTEANFFHSIKI; encoded by the exons ATGATTGTTATTTCAAGCTCCAGTCGAACACTACAATATAAACTTGGTATTAGGAAG AAGAATATACTTACCCCAGATGGAACTACCAGCTTAAGTAGCATAAGTGGAGCTGTTGAGGCGATTGTTTGCCCTCCTTATACGGAGGCTAGAGTACATAAATCAAATAGACATACCTACAAGTACAACAGCTTGCTTCACAAGAAACTGA GGGATTGTCACCAGATGCTGGACAAGGATTTGACTGAGATTTGTGAATCTGTtattggtaaaaatattcaggagtTGACATCTGCTAATAGACAACTGCTAAGGAGTGAACTGACACTGCAAGAAGCCGCTAGCCAGCTGAGAGATGCTTCTATTCGTTCAAAGAACGTCGCGAATGCGCTTCTCAATGTTACagaagcaaatttttttcatagtaTCAAAATCTGA
- the LOC124183767 gene encoding uncharacterized protein LOC124183767 isoform X1: MDLKAVVVPGEAPESDDESVNVTTGPGFQPKRILNPCGTIIPGEAPESDDDGTTSLSSISGAVEAIVCPPYTEARVHKSNRHTYKYNSLLHKKLRDCHQMLDKDLTEICESVIGKNIQELTSANRQLLRSELTLQEAASQLRDASIRSKNVANALLNVTEANFFHSIKI; encoded by the exons atggatttaaaGGCCGTTGTTGTTCCCGGCGAGGCACCGGAATCCGACGACGAATCTGTCAACGTGACAACG GGACCCGGTTTCCAGCCAAAACGAATTCTCAATCCGTGTGGCACGATTATTCCAGGGGAAGCGCCAGAGTCCGACGATG ATGGAACTACCAGCTTAAGTAGCATAAGTGGAGCTGTTGAGGCGATTGTTTGCCCTCCTTATACGGAGGCTAGAGTACATAAATCAAATAGACATACCTACAAGTACAACAGCTTGCTTCACAAGAAACTGA GGGATTGTCACCAGATGCTGGACAAGGATTTGACTGAGATTTGTGAATCTGTtattggtaaaaatattcaggagtTGACATCTGCTAATAGACAACTGCTAAGGAGTGAACTGACACTGCAAGAAGCCGCTAGCCAGCTGAGAGATGCTTCTATTCGTTCAAAGAACGTCGCGAATGCGCTTCTCAATGTTACagaagcaaatttttttcatagtaTCAAAATCTGA
- the LOC124183755 gene encoding G2/mitotic-specific cyclin-B, protein MALRSRPALVNIGNQENVANAKAKALGLGHTKRSALGEIGNKMNNLRGTRPMCKAGIQHDLPKKTTAKPATLESLKLTEKPHVELAKQLVRNEPSSPLVRPSIEQTPPPAHQQQTQQPDQVEKVSFSSDLLIEDIDQDDSGNPILVSIYSNDIYAHLRDLERQTPVEREFLTGQQVTPKMRSVLVDWLVEVHQQFHLTQETLYLTVAILDRFLQAYRSIDRKRLQLVGITAMFVASKYEEMYSPDINDFVYVTDNAYSKLEVLQMEMVMLRTLKYSFGRPLPLQFLRRYSKAGKALAVHHTMAKYFLEQGLINYDMCHYPPSLVAAAALYLSLFLIGSEEDAEEGKLVWTPTLVHYSTYKEEQVLPVVREIALYIINVEKSKHQAVRKKYTQSKHMKISLRSELKSPTMYDLATTKRQD, encoded by the exons ATGGCGTTGAGAAGTCGACCGGCCCTTGTG AATATTGGGAATCAGGAGAATGTCGCAAATGCTAAAGCTAAGGCCCTGGGTCTTGGACATACCAAAAGATCAGCATTGGGTGAGATAGGCAACAAAATGAACAATTTGCGTGGCACAAGACCAATGTGCAAGGCAGGCATTCAGCATGACTTGCCAAAGAAGACAACAGCGAAACCAGCCACCTTAGAAAGTCTGAAGCTGACGGAAAAGCCACACGTTGAGCTGGCCAAGCAACTCGTTAGAAATGAACCCTCATCCCCACTCGTCAGACCTTCGATTGAACAAACTCCACCGCCTGCACACCAGCAGCAAACACAGCAACCGGATCAGGTTGAAAAGGTGTCGTTTTCCTCAGACCTTTTGATAGAGGACATTGACCAAGACGACAGTGGAAATCCCATACTTGTGTCAATATATAGCAATGATATATATGCACACCTCCGTGACCTTGAGCGGCAAACTCCTGTGGAACGAGAGTTCTTAACTGGGCAACAAGTCACTCCGAAAATGAGAAGTGTTCTTGTCGATTGGCTTGTTGAGGTTCATCAACAGTTCCACCTCACTCAGGAGACGCTCTATCTGACAGTTGCGATACTTGATCGATTCCTTCag GCGTACAGGAGTATAGACAGAAAGAGGCTACAGCTGGTGGGTATAACGGCAATGTTCGTTGCAAGTAAATACGAGGAAATGTATTCCCCAGACATAAACGACTTTGTTTATGTAACGGATAATGCCTATTCAAAGCTGGAGGTCCTGCAGATGGAGATGGTGATGTTGCGGACTCTGAAATACTCTTTTGGACGGCCCCTGCCCCTGCAATTCCTGAGAAGATATAGCAAGGCGGGAAAG GCCTTAGCAGTCCATCACACAATGGCTAAATATTTTCTGGAGCAGGGTCTAATCAATTATGACATGTGCCACTACCCGCCCAGTCTCGTTGCAGCTGCAGCGTTGTACCTCTCACTTTT CCTGATTGGTAGCGAAGAAGATGCAGAGGAAGGAAAACTCGTCTGGACGCCGACTCTAGTACACTACAGTACGTACAAAGAGGAGCAGGTACTACCAGTTGTCAGAGAAATAGCTTTGTATATcataaatgttgaaaaatcaaagcaTCAAGCTGTGAGAAAGAAGTACACCCAGTCAAAGCACATGAAAATAAGTTTGCGTTCAGAGCTAAAATCACCGACGATGTACGACCTGGCGACAACCAAGAGGCAAGACTAG
- the LOC124183760 gene encoding vacuolar protein sorting-associated protein 26C: MAINLDIKLKRANKIYHEGEIVSGIILLKCNSDVKHDGIFLTMEGSVNLQLSSKNVGIFEAFYNSVKPIQLVQYTLDVAPAGKIPSGKTEIPFELPLKPRGNKPLYETYHGVFVSIQYLVRCDIKRSFLAKDVSKSLEFIMEDKPVNLQLQKAHSKIVFYKITPESLQNIRERTGVPKFLISGRLDSVCCKLTQPLTGEVIIEHCEVPIKSIELQLVRVETCGCAEGYSRDATEIQNIQIGEGNVCTGLAIPVYMIFPRLFTCPTLNTSNFKVEFEVNLIVVFEDDYLVTENFPITLTRH; encoded by the exons ATGGCAATAAATTTGGATATCAAGCTCAAGAGAGCCAACAAAATATATCACGAAGGG GAAATTGTGTCGGGAATAATACTGCTCAAATGCAACTCTGATGTTAAGCACGATGGCATTTTCCTCACTATGGAAGGTTCGGTGAACCTTCAGTTGAGCTCAAAAAATGTTGGAATATTCGAGGCGTTTTATAACTCTGTCAAG CCGATCCAGCTGGTGCAGTACACGCTGGACGTAGCCCCAGCAGGTAAAATACCAAGTGGCAAAACTGAGATTCCTTTTGAGTTGCCGCTGAAGCCAAGAGGCAACAAACCTCTGTACGAAACTTACCATGGGGTATTCGTCAGCATTCAGTATTTGGTTCGCTGCGATATCAAGCGAAGCTTCCTGGCAAAAGATGTTAGCAAGTCTTTGGAATTTATCATGGAAGATAAGCCGGTGAATTTACAGTTGCAAAAAGCTCACTCTAAAATagtattttacaaaataacaCCAGAGTCGCTTCAAAACATCAGAGAAAGAACTGGCGTACCAAAATTCCTGATATCTGGAAGACTTGACTCTGTCTGCTGTAAATTAACTCAGCCCTTAACCGGAGAG GTGATTATTGAACACTGCGAAGTACCCATAAAGTCGATTGAGCTTCAGTTGGTGAGAGTGGAAACATGCGGATGTGCGGAAGGATATTCTAGAGATG CTACGGagatacaaaatatacaaataggAGAAGGTAACGTTTGCACTGGGCTAGCGATACCAGTTTACATGATATTCCCACGCCTGTTTACCTGCCCGACATTGAATACAAGTAATTTCAAAGTTG AGTTCGAAGTAAACCTAATAGTCGTATTTGAGGACGACTATTTGGTCACAGAAAACTTTCCAATCACTCTAACAAGGCACTAA
- the LOC124183756 gene encoding protein mono-ADP-ribosyltransferase PARP16 isoform X1, giving the protein MANLTNATSGDAEFKAKVKFDPEEDCCSSTSRLGFDPQTIPPPLGSLTIEECPKKKVLLLKTILERDLVAADIKWSLFVAASHSYRYDSCLRPYPPMYVRNECKDIEALREAIQTIPPLSIIIRQLDEPDVYENNSAAVNLLYWVLVRLRDPQIKSVNKECYDSVLKRVPSEMAVAPPNLIFQVASTKHSLFEERWRTASQGHTTLYAYHGSRLENFHSIIHHGLQQNMCKRSLYGTGIYFSSELGVSLPYSPVGYGWGGSMHGSQLSCIALCELINHPDVKRGDSEDAARNTVIDAMSGKVPNKYYLVVNSDLVRIRYLLVYSQEFSSSRHKEGRGLVAWFRRHKLLTFVLGYVVLLASVGLTHNKYVEKYCRLFIQKVGFQ; this is encoded by the exons ATGGCGAATTTGACGAACGCGACGAGCGGCGATGCCGAGTTCAAGGCAAAGGTGAAATTCGACCCTGAGGAGGACTGTTGCAGCTCGACCAGCCGCCTTGGGTTCGACCCTCAGACTATTCCTCCGCCCCTCGGATCGCTCACGATAGAAGAATGCCCCAAGAAGAAAGTACTCttgttgaaaacaattttggAGCGAGATCTTGTCGCTGCTGACATAAAGTGGTCTCTCTTCGTCGCTGCCTCTCACAGCTACAGATATGACTCATGCCTCAGACCTTATCCCCCGATGTACGTTAGGAACGAATGCAAAGACATCGAGGCTCTG AGGGAAGCCATTCAAACTATACCTCCACTCTCCATAATCATTCGTCAATTAGACGAGCCTGATGTTTACGAGAACAACTCAGCTGCGGTCAATTTGCTGTACTGGGTTCTCGTTAGGCTTAGAGACCCGCAGATCAAGAGCGTAAACAAAGAATGC TATGACTCTGTGCTGAAGCGTGTTCCATCCGAAATGGCAGTAGCACCTCCTAATTTGATATTCCAAGTTGCGAGCACCAAGCATTCCCTGTTTGAGGAGAGGTGGAGAACAGCTTCACAGGGACACACGACCCTCTACGCTTACCACGGCAGTCGACTTGAGAATTTCCACTCAATAATCCACCACGGCTTACAGCAGAACATGTGCAAG AGATCTCTCTACGGCACAGGCATCTACTTCTCTAGCGAACTGGGTGTCAGCTTGCCTTACAGTCCTGTTGGATACGGATGGGGCGGCAGCATGCACGGCAGTCAATTGAGCTGCATCGCGTTGTGTGAACTAATCAATCACCCTGACGTGAAAAGAGGGGATTCAG AGGATGCAGCAAGAAACACTGTAATCGATGCAATGAGTGGCAAAGTTCCAAACAAGTACTACCTCGTTGTAAATAGCGATTTAGTTCGTATCAGATATCTGCTGGTTTACAGCCAAGAGTTTTCTTCTTCAAG GCACAAGGAAGGACGAGGGTTGGTTGCCTGGTTCAGAAGGCACAAGCTGCTCACTTTTGTTCTTGGCTATGTGGTTCTGTTGGCATCTGTCGGACTGACCCACAATAAGTACGTTGAAAAGTATTGCAGGCTGTTTATCCAAAAAGTTGGATTCCAGTAG
- the LOC124183756 gene encoding protein mono-ADP-ribosyltransferase PARP16 isoform X2, with protein MANLTNATSGDAEFKAKVKFDPEEDCCSSTSRLGFDPQTIPPPLGSLTIEECPKKKVLLLKTILERDLVAADIKWSLFVAASHSYRYDSCLRPYPPMYVRNECKDIEALREAIQTIPPLSIIIRQLDEPDVYENNSAAVNLLYWVLVRLRDPQIKSVNKECYDSVLKRVPSEMAVAPPNLIFQVASTKHSLFEERWRTASQGHTTLYAYHGSRLENFHSIIHHGLQQNMCKRSLYGTGIYFSSELGVSLPYSPVGYGWGGSMHGSQLSCIALCELINHPDVKRGDSGTRKDEGWLPGSEGTSCSLLFLAMWFCWHLSD; from the exons ATGGCGAATTTGACGAACGCGACGAGCGGCGATGCCGAGTTCAAGGCAAAGGTGAAATTCGACCCTGAGGAGGACTGTTGCAGCTCGACCAGCCGCCTTGGGTTCGACCCTCAGACTATTCCTCCGCCCCTCGGATCGCTCACGATAGAAGAATGCCCCAAGAAGAAAGTACTCttgttgaaaacaattttggAGCGAGATCTTGTCGCTGCTGACATAAAGTGGTCTCTCTTCGTCGCTGCCTCTCACAGCTACAGATATGACTCATGCCTCAGACCTTATCCCCCGATGTACGTTAGGAACGAATGCAAAGACATCGAGGCTCTG AGGGAAGCCATTCAAACTATACCTCCACTCTCCATAATCATTCGTCAATTAGACGAGCCTGATGTTTACGAGAACAACTCAGCTGCGGTCAATTTGCTGTACTGGGTTCTCGTTAGGCTTAGAGACCCGCAGATCAAGAGCGTAAACAAAGAATGC TATGACTCTGTGCTGAAGCGTGTTCCATCCGAAATGGCAGTAGCACCTCCTAATTTGATATTCCAAGTTGCGAGCACCAAGCATTCCCTGTTTGAGGAGAGGTGGAGAACAGCTTCACAGGGACACACGACCCTCTACGCTTACCACGGCAGTCGACTTGAGAATTTCCACTCAATAATCCACCACGGCTTACAGCAGAACATGTGCAAG AGATCTCTCTACGGCACAGGCATCTACTTCTCTAGCGAACTGGGTGTCAGCTTGCCTTACAGTCCTGTTGGATACGGATGGGGCGGCAGCATGCACGGCAGTCAATTGAGCTGCATCGCGTTGTGTGAACTAATCAATCACCCTGACGTGAAAAGAGGGGATTCAG GCACAAGGAAGGACGAGGGTTGGTTGCCTGGTTCAGAAGGCACAAGCTGCTCACTTTTGTTCTTGGCTATGTGGTTCTGTTGGCATCTGTCGGACTGA
- the LOC124182012 gene encoding uncharacterized protein LOC124182012 — translation MRPLSSCPLKYNLSRRLKNTCWGHVWGGGVAALHGPGAARPSPTPSPSPSATTAGAVWNRPTSICVLVHPRLSSTPVYFCSFIVSLTGRNSFRVIKAEEEEEEEEEYANKSIGLVAYIAICTIGLNTKLTCCRLKDRHL, via the exons ATGCGTCCGTTGTCCTCGTGTCCCTTGAAGTATAATCTCAGTAGGAGGTTGAAAAACACATGTTGGGGCCACGTGTGGGGTGGAGGCGTAGCAGCGCTGCATGGTCCCGGTGCAGCAAGACCATCACCGACACCGTCACCGTCACCATCGGCAACAACGGCTGGTGCCGTTTGGAATCGCCCCACTTCCATCTGCGTCCTGGTCCACCCCCGCCTTTCCTCGACCCCGGTGTACTTCTGCTCCTTCATCGTCAGCTTGACG GGGCGAAATTCCTTCAGAGTTATaaaagcagaagaagaagaagaagaagaagaagaatatgCAAATAAGAGCATCGGGCTAGTGGCGTACATTGCAATCTGTACAATCGGGTTGAACACGAAGTTAACCTGCTGTCGGTTgaaag ATCGTCACCTCTGA